The following proteins are co-located in the Spea bombifrons isolate aSpeBom1 chromosome 3, aSpeBom1.2.pri, whole genome shotgun sequence genome:
- the RAB23 gene encoding ras-related protein Rab-23 produces MFEEDMEVAIKVVVVGNGAVGKSSMIQRYCKGIFTKDYKKTIGVDFLERQIQLNDEDVRLMLWDTAGQEEFDAITKAYYRGAQACVLVFSTTDRESFEAIPNWREQVAAEVGDIPTVLVQNKIDLLDDTEIKNEEAEALAKRLKLRFYRTSVKEDLNVNEVFKYLADKHLQRLKQQTAEDSEVVHTSSNKIGVFNTAGGSHSGQKSSALNGGDVITLRPNKQRTKKTKSPLSSCNLL; encoded by the exons ATGTTCGAGGAAGATATGGAAGTGGCCATCAAGGTGGTGGTAGTTGGAAATGGTGCCGTTGGGAAGTCGAGCATGATACAGCGGTACTGCAAGGGGATATTCACAAAGGATTACAAGAAAACCATTGGTGTTGACTTCTTGGAAAGACAAATTCA ATTAAATGATGAAGATGTGCGGCTGATGTTATGGGACACTGCTGGCCAGGAAGAATTTGATGCTATCACTAAAGCTTATTACAGAG GTGCCCAAGCTTGTGTGCTTGTGTTTTCTACAACGGACAGAGAGTCCTTTGAAGCAATACCCAACTGGAGAGAGCAAGTAGCGGCAGAAGTCGGAGATATTCCCACAGTCCTTGTACAGAATAAAATTGACCTGCTTGATGACACAGAAATTAAGAA TGAGGAAGCAGAAGCTTTAGCAAAACGATTGAAACTGCGATTTTACAGAACCTCTGTGAAAGAAGATCTAAATGTCAATGAAG TTTTTAAGTATTTGGCTGATAAACACCTCCAAAGACTAAAACAACAAACTGCAGAAGACTCTGAAGTTGTGCATACAAGCAGCAACAAAATTG GGGTTTTTAACACAGCAGGAGGCAGCCATTCCGGGCAGAAATCAAGTGCTCTTAATGGCGGGGACGTGATCACTCTAAGGCCAAACAAACAGAGGACAAAGAAAACTAAAAGCCCTCTCAGCAGTTGTAACCTCCTCTAA
- the BAG2 gene encoding BAG family molecular chaperone regulator 2: protein MAQAKIQAKASDGKNGGKFCRSLSMAARSSHLLETLDELEIRVQALRDAASTLEVEKETLIELIHSIQNSQDMRNISVGEREELTITAGRLMNRTLTVEVSLETIRNPLQASALQQATTIIDEISKNVVENLENGKKQLLSLYAACTSDVPPGPVDQKFQSIIIGCALEDQKKIKRRLETLIRNIDSSEKSITLLEHQRQKKALNSLNSNNV from the exons ATGGCCCAAGCCAAGATCCAGGCCAAAGCCTCGGATGGGAAGAATGGAGGAAAGTTCTGCAGGTCACTGTCCATGGCAGCCCGGTCCAGCCATCTGCTGGAGACATTGGATGAGCTGGAAATCAG GGTACAAGCTTTGCGTGATGCAGCATCTACACTTGAGGTGGAGAAAGAAACTCTGATAGAGTTAATCCACAGTATTCAGAACAGCCAAGACATGAGGAACATCAGTGTTG GTGAGAGGGAGGAACTCACGATAACCGCTGGTCGACTAATGAATCGCACCTTGACTGTTGAAGTCTCCTTAGAAACCATTCGAAACCCGCTACAAGCTTCAGCTCTCCAGCAAGCCACCACCATTATTGATGAGATTTCCAAGAATGTGGTGGAAAACTTGGAAAATGGCAAGAAGCAATTGTTATCCCTGTATGCAGCTTGCACATCAGATGTTCCACCTGGGCCAGTCGACCAGAAGTTTCAGTCCATCATTATTGGATGTGCATTAGAGGACcagaagaaaataaagagaaGGCTGGAAACACTTATCAGGAACATAGACAGTTCAGAGAAGTCCATTACGCTGTTAGAGCACCAGAGGCAGAAAAAAGCATTGAATTCTCTTAATAGCAATAACGTGTAA